A segment of the uncultured Desulfobulbus sp. genome:
GAGCCATGAGATCGGTTGCGCCGGGGCCAAGCCCCACCACTGTCAGAGAGCCGGTTGCACTGTCCTGTCCTGTTGTCATTGTTGCAGCGTTCCTTGTGAAGTTGTTGTCAGGGGATCGGCCATCTCCGCAACCGCGGTGGTGGTATCGATCCATTTCATTTTCGGGACCAGCAGGCGCGCGCCAACCCCGGCGCAGAGCAGTGCCGCCGGTTCTGCGACGCCCTTGGCGCCGGTGGCCCGCAGCACCGCCTCGGAGGTGGATACTTCCGCCACACCGTTGAGTTGGTCCTTGCTGTAAAAAGTGATGTCCAACCCGGTTTCGGCACCATAGGCGAGCAGGCCGACCTCATCCTGCTTGAGATCGATCGAGGCCAGCCGGGCAATGGCCTTGGGGTGCAGCTGATGTTGCTCGCAGGTGGCCTGGACCGCCTTGGCAATGGTTTGTGCCGGAGTGCCCCGATTGCAGCCAATGCCGACCACCAGTGCCTTGGGCACCACCTGGGTTCCCCGAATATCGTCGGCAATGCGGTAATCGATCACCAGGTCGGCTGTCTGCCGGTCTGCAACCGGCAGCAAGTCCGGGGGCAGCGGGCCAAGGGGAAAGCGGCTCCACAGGGTCAGCGAACCCCGATCCACCAGCCGGGCCATGGCCCGGGTAAAACCGGCCTTGTCGACCGGGCTGAGGCCGTGGTCGCGGCACCAGAGGTCGAGCGCTGTCCTGCCGAGCACATCCGAGGCCGTGGTGAGCACGGCCTGGCCGCCGGTGACGGCTGCGACCTCATGGGCCAGTACATTGGCGCCGCCCAGGTGGCCCGAGATCAGCGAGATGACAAAGCGGCCCAGCTCATCGCAGACAACCACTGCCGGATCTCGGTATTTATCGGTCAGCAAGGGGGCGATGGTGCGCACAACGATGCCGGTGGCCATGATGCAGACAATGCGGCTGTACCCCGGCCAAACCTCGGCCATGACCTGGGCAAGGCGCCCCTTGCAGGCGAAGAAATCCGCCTGCAGCTCGTCCGCCAGCCTCCGGCCGAGCTTCGATCCGCCCTGGCTCAGGGCCAGGATGGCTACGCGCGGTTTGCACGCAGCGCCCGGTTCAGCGGTACTCGTGGCGGAAATCGGCATCGTAGAGCTTGGAGGCGATGGTGCTCTCCTGACCAAGGGCCGGGCCGACCACGATCATGGCCGTCTTGCGGATTGCGGAGGTCTTGATCGTCTCGGCAATGTCGGCAAGGGTGCCGCGAACGATCTGTTGATCCGGCCAACTGGCCTTTTCCACCACGGCAATGGGGGTTTCGGGCGGATAACC
Coding sequences within it:
- a CDS encoding cobalamin biosynthesis protein, with translation MPISATSTAEPGAACKPRVAILALSQGGSKLGRRLADELQADFFACKGRLAQVMAEVWPGYSRIVCIMATGIVVRTIAPLLTDKYRDPAVVVCDELGRFVISLISGHLGGANVLAHEVAAVTGGQAVLTTASDVLGRTALDLWCRDHGLSPVDKAGFTRAMARLVDRGSLTLWSRFPLGPLPPDLLPVADRQTADLVIDYRIADDIRGTQVVPKALVVGIGCNRGTPAQTIAKAVQATCEQHQLHPKAIARLASIDLKQDEVGLLAYGAETGLDITFYSKDQLNGVAEVSTSEAVLRATGAKGVAEPAALLCAGVGARLLVPKMKWIDTTTAVAEMADPLTTTSQGTLQQ